In Palaemon carinicauda isolate YSFRI2023 chromosome 14, ASM3689809v2, whole genome shotgun sequence, the following proteins share a genomic window:
- the LOC137653223 gene encoding uncharacterized protein isoform X1: MKTIISLLLLLAVVKLIHCQEHEQMIVFTLQGILQSLESINSQLKGHEELLQRIPDMQEKLQHLENNLQDVQQEQGNQKTYFQELHHELEHVKGLSRETAQCLKGEDLEHLTNVSAAANQEIKSFHEEMSDVISWSRKDKCLEGSLLCGKFRTCENNPFSFTCSCPSGFTWDGSECKDVDECAEGKDDCIPNAICKNSIGSYSCSCNKHLEGDGRTSCEFQCKSPAKNITGMGCVKAIGPSSKFFPINSICEAEGGRLAQHMSHEQLQDIRRSVEFPGAIWVGVYEGKWMSDKSLVPEDLWVKGYKSNPSKNCGFIDWDSSTSSYKLNQWHCSVKRLGFCQFQMP; this comes from the exons ATGAAAACAATCATTAGTTTGCTACTACTCCTAGCAGTGGTGAAATTGATCCACTGTCAGGAGCATGAACAAATGATTGTTTTCACTTTGCAAGGAATCCTCCAGAGCCTGGAAAGCATCAATAGCCAACTGAAAG GGCATGAGGAGCTTCTACAAAGAATACCTG atatgcaggagaaacttcaacatcttgaaaataatcttcaag atgTGCAGCAGGAACAAGGGAATCAGAAAACTTATTTTCAAG aactcCATCATGAACTGGAACACGTGAAAG GGCTCAGCCGAGAGACTGCACAGTGTCTCAAAGGGGAGGACTTGGAACACTTGACTAATGTATCAGCAGCAG CCAATCAAGAAATCAAATCTTTTCACGAGGAGATGTCTGACGTCATCTCTTGGTCACGAAAAG ACAAATGCTTAGAAGGAAGTCTCCTCTGTGGGAAATTCAGAACCTGCGAGAACAACCCGTTCAGCTTCACCTGTTCTTGTCCTTCTGGTTTCACTTGGGATGGGTCAGAGTGTAAAG ACGTCGATGAATGTGCCGAAGGCAAAGACGACTGTATCCCCAATGCAATATGCAAGAATAGCATTGGGAGTTACAGCTGCTCCTGCAACAAACATCTAGAGGGAGATGGAAGAACCTCCTGTG agttcCAGTGCAAAAGCCCAGCAAAAAACATCACTGGAATGGGCTGTGTCAAGGCTATCGGACCAAGTTCAAAGTTCTTCCCAATAAATAGCATCTGCGAAGCGGAAGGAGGGAGACTTGCACAACATATGAGTCACGAACAACTACAGGATATACGTCGCTCTGTTGAATTTCCTG GAGCTATTTGGGTTGGTGTCTACGAAGGGAAGTGGATGAGTGATAAATCTCTCGTCCCAGAAGACCTTTGGGTGAAAGGATACAAATCAAATCCTTCGAAGAATTGTGGGTTCATTGACTGggattcttctacttcttcttacaAATTGAATCAATGGCATTGTTCAGTTAAACGTCTGGGTTTTTGCCAGTTCCAGATGCCCTGA
- the LOC137653223 gene encoding uncharacterized protein isoform X2 — protein MKTIISLLLLLAVVKLIHCQEHEQMIVFTLQGILQSLESINSQLKGHEELLQRIPDMQEKLQHLENNLQDVQQEQGNQKTYFQGLSRETAQCLKGEDLEHLTNVSAAANQEIKSFHEEMSDVISWSRKDKCLEGSLLCGKFRTCENNPFSFTCSCPSGFTWDGSECKDVDECAEGKDDCIPNAICKNSIGSYSCSCNKHLEGDGRTSCEFQCKSPAKNITGMGCVKAIGPSSKFFPINSICEAEGGRLAQHMSHEQLQDIRRSVEFPGAIWVGVYEGKWMSDKSLVPEDLWVKGYKSNPSKNCGFIDWDSSTSSYKLNQWHCSVKRLGFCQFQMP, from the exons ATGAAAACAATCATTAGTTTGCTACTACTCCTAGCAGTGGTGAAATTGATCCACTGTCAGGAGCATGAACAAATGATTGTTTTCACTTTGCAAGGAATCCTCCAGAGCCTGGAAAGCATCAATAGCCAACTGAAAG GGCATGAGGAGCTTCTACAAAGAATACCTG atatgcaggagaaacttcaacatcttgaaaataatcttcaag atgTGCAGCAGGAACAAGGGAATCAGAAAACTTATTTTCAAG GGCTCAGCCGAGAGACTGCACAGTGTCTCAAAGGGGAGGACTTGGAACACTTGACTAATGTATCAGCAGCAG CCAATCAAGAAATCAAATCTTTTCACGAGGAGATGTCTGACGTCATCTCTTGGTCACGAAAAG ACAAATGCTTAGAAGGAAGTCTCCTCTGTGGGAAATTCAGAACCTGCGAGAACAACCCGTTCAGCTTCACCTGTTCTTGTCCTTCTGGTTTCACTTGGGATGGGTCAGAGTGTAAAG ACGTCGATGAATGTGCCGAAGGCAAAGACGACTGTATCCCCAATGCAATATGCAAGAATAGCATTGGGAGTTACAGCTGCTCCTGCAACAAACATCTAGAGGGAGATGGAAGAACCTCCTGTG agttcCAGTGCAAAAGCCCAGCAAAAAACATCACTGGAATGGGCTGTGTCAAGGCTATCGGACCAAGTTCAAAGTTCTTCCCAATAAATAGCATCTGCGAAGCGGAAGGAGGGAGACTTGCACAACATATGAGTCACGAACAACTACAGGATATACGTCGCTCTGTTGAATTTCCTG GAGCTATTTGGGTTGGTGTCTACGAAGGGAAGTGGATGAGTGATAAATCTCTCGTCCCAGAAGACCTTTGGGTGAAAGGATACAAATCAAATCCTTCGAAGAATTGTGGGTTCATTGACTGggattcttctacttcttcttacaAATTGAATCAATGGCATTGTTCAGTTAAACGTCTGGGTTTTTGCCAGTTCCAGATGCCCTGA
- the LOC137653223 gene encoding protein kinase C-binding protein NELL2a-like isoform X3 has translation MKTIISLLLLLAVVKLIHCQEHEQMIVFTLQGILQSLESINSQLKGHEELLQRIPDMQEKLQHLENNLQGLSRETAQCLKGEDLEHLTNVSAAANQEIKSFHEEMSDVISWSRKDKCLEGSLLCGKFRTCENNPFSFTCSCPSGFTWDGSECKDVDECAEGKDDCIPNAICKNSIGSYSCSCNKHLEGDGRTSCEFQCKSPAKNITGMGCVKAIGPSSKFFPINSICEAEGGRLAQHMSHEQLQDIRRSVEFPGAIWVGVYEGKWMSDKSLVPEDLWVKGYKSNPSKNCGFIDWDSSTSSYKLNQWHCSVKRLGFCQFQMP, from the exons ATGAAAACAATCATTAGTTTGCTACTACTCCTAGCAGTGGTGAAATTGATCCACTGTCAGGAGCATGAACAAATGATTGTTTTCACTTTGCAAGGAATCCTCCAGAGCCTGGAAAGCATCAATAGCCAACTGAAAG GGCATGAGGAGCTTCTACAAAGAATACCTG atatgcaggagaaacttcaacatcttgaaaataatcttcaag GGCTCAGCCGAGAGACTGCACAGTGTCTCAAAGGGGAGGACTTGGAACACTTGACTAATGTATCAGCAGCAG CCAATCAAGAAATCAAATCTTTTCACGAGGAGATGTCTGACGTCATCTCTTGGTCACGAAAAG ACAAATGCTTAGAAGGAAGTCTCCTCTGTGGGAAATTCAGAACCTGCGAGAACAACCCGTTCAGCTTCACCTGTTCTTGTCCTTCTGGTTTCACTTGGGATGGGTCAGAGTGTAAAG ACGTCGATGAATGTGCCGAAGGCAAAGACGACTGTATCCCCAATGCAATATGCAAGAATAGCATTGGGAGTTACAGCTGCTCCTGCAACAAACATCTAGAGGGAGATGGAAGAACCTCCTGTG agttcCAGTGCAAAAGCCCAGCAAAAAACATCACTGGAATGGGCTGTGTCAAGGCTATCGGACCAAGTTCAAAGTTCTTCCCAATAAATAGCATCTGCGAAGCGGAAGGAGGGAGACTTGCACAACATATGAGTCACGAACAACTACAGGATATACGTCGCTCTGTTGAATTTCCTG GAGCTATTTGGGTTGGTGTCTACGAAGGGAAGTGGATGAGTGATAAATCTCTCGTCCCAGAAGACCTTTGGGTGAAAGGATACAAATCAAATCCTTCGAAGAATTGTGGGTTCATTGACTGggattcttctacttcttcttacaAATTGAATCAATGGCATTGTTCAGTTAAACGTCTGGGTTTTTGCCAGTTCCAGATGCCCTGA